The genomic segment GATGGCGCTGTTTCACGTCCCTGGTTGATCAACTCCGGGTTTTGCTCTCCAACCATATTCACCAGGTTCTGAATAACCTTGTCATGTTCCAGGTATTCCCAATCCAGCGCGGAGGGCTGTGCCAGTATCAAGGCTTCAAATTCGTGTAACTGAATATAAGGAATAAACCGACGTTCATTGATGTCTTGTGCCAGCTCAGTTTCAAGCTGCTCAACCCGACGGTATGCATTCAGTTCACGAATTGCCTGCTCATACCCCGGAAAATCACCAGGGAGTGAGTATAAATCAAACATGGTGGTGAAGCGCACGCTTTTACCTCTGTCTTCTGCAACCCACGCCATAATGTCATTTTTTGCTTTGGCATAGGTTGTCATCCCACCCTTGTAGACTTTACCTGCTCGACGGTCACGACTGGTTTCCACACAACGAGCATCCGCATAGACCTGATATTGGGCCAGGTATGGCTTTAATATCTGGTTCACAAAGGCCTCTTCCGTTTGACCTTCCACAATAAAGTGCAGACGAATCACGGCTTGCCTCCCAGCACATTCTTTTCCCACAACTCTGACAAGCTGTAACGATCCAGCCAACTGGCCAGTTTCACCGTATCCAGGCGGCGAAACTGACTGGCACCACTTTGCTCATCTCGCTCTACCACTACGACTT from the Candidatus Thalassolituus haligoni genome contains:
- a CDS encoding DUF4276 family protein, with protein sequence MIRLHFIVEGQTEEAFVNQILKPYLAQYQVYADARCVETSRDRRAGKVYKGGMTTYAKAKNDIMAWVAEDRGKSVRFTTMFDLYSLPGDFPGYEQAIRELNAYRRVEQLETELAQDINERRFIPYIQLHEFEALILAQPSALDWEYLEHDKVIQNLVNMVGEQNPELINQGRETAPSKRILKEIPEYDKVTSGVSVAEYIGLDVLRQKCGHFDQWLTKLDRLES